One region of Wolbachia endosymbiont of Drosophila innubila genomic DNA includes:
- the ruvB gene encoding Holliday junction branch migration DNA helicase RuvB, with amino-acid sequence MKSISCGKEYTEDVRNINIRPEQLDDFVGQKDLIQNLKVFINAAQTRTEALDHVLLYGPPGLGKTTLAQIVSKELRVSFRATSGPLLSKAGDLAAVLTTLNAKDVLFIDEIHRLNRSIEEVLYTAMEDFCLDILVGEGPSTRTLRIDLPPFTLIGATTRLGLLSAPLRDRFGIPLHLEFYSFEELVNIIKRGARVLSAEIEEDAAREIACRARGTPRIALRLLRRIRDFVEVKDDKKITYEVADSVLLKLGVDKMGLNKLDMNYLRFLFNTSGPVGIDTISIALSEDVGNIEETVEPYLIKISFVKRTPRGRVLTDQAKEYLSFQH; translated from the coding sequence ATGAAATCAATATCGTGCGGTAAAGAATATACTGAAGATGTGCGCAATATCAACATCAGGCCTGAACAACTTGATGATTTTGTCGGGCAAAAAGACTTAATACAAAATTTAAAAGTGTTTATAAACGCTGCACAGACGAGAACTGAAGCTTTAGATCACGTTTTATTATATGGTCCTCCAGGGCTTGGCAAAACAACTTTAGCACAAATTGTTTCTAAAGAATTAAGAGTTAGCTTTCGCGCAACTTCTGGTCCTTTACTTAGTAAAGCTGGAGATTTGGCCGCAGTGCTTACCACTTTAAATGCAAAAGATGTTCTATTTATCGACGAAATTCATAGATTAAATCGCAGCATCGAAGAAGTTTTATATACTGCTATGGAAGATTTTTGCCTGGACATATTAGTAGGTGAAGGTCCATCTACTCGCACTTTAAGGATAGATCTACCACCATTTACGCTAATTGGAGCAACAACACGGCTTGGATTACTTTCTGCGCCACTCAGAGATCGTTTTGGCATTCCTTTGCATCTTGAGTTTTATTCCTTTGAGGAGCTGGTTAATATTATAAAAAGAGGCGCAAGAGTTCTTTCTGCTGAAATTGAAGAGGATGCAGCACGGGAAATTGCCTGCCGTGCGCGCGGCACTCCAAGAATTGCTTTGAGGTTACTCAGAAGAATAAGGGATTTTGTTGAAGTGAAAGATGATAAAAAAATTACTTATGAAGTCGCTGATTCTGTATTACTAAAATTGGGTGTAGATAAAATGGGACTCAATAAACTTGATATGAATTATCTAAGATTTTTATTCAACACTTCAGGCCCTGTTGGAATTGACACCATATCTATTGCGCTATCCGAAGATGTTGGCAATATTGAAGAAACAGTAGAACCTTATTTAATCAAAATTAGTTTTGTAAAGCGCACACCAAGAGGGCGCGTTCTAACCGATCAAGCAAAGGAGTATTTGAGCTTTCAACATTAA
- a CDS encoding DNA-3-methyladenine glycosylase has protein sequence MSNTILPRNFYERPTLVVAGELLGKMLKFSNFSGIITEVEAYIGMSDPACHAAKGYTNRTSVMFGMPGFSYVYFIYGMYYCLNIVTEAEGFPAAVLIRGLKLIEPLEANLGGPGILCKRLNITKEHNKQDLTISHEFCVYESHLKPDYVCTPRIGISKGQEKFWRFKNLRSCVDYLPIG, from the coding sequence ATGAGCAACACAATACTACCAAGAAATTTCTACGAGCGGCCAACTTTGGTTGTAGCCGGGGAGTTACTAGGAAAGATGCTGAAATTTTCTAACTTTAGTGGAATAATAACCGAAGTTGAAGCCTATATAGGAATGAGTGACCCAGCTTGTCATGCAGCTAAGGGTTATACTAACCGAACCTCAGTAATGTTTGGTATGCCGGGGTTTTCATATGTGTACTTTATATATGGAATGTATTACTGTTTAAATATTGTAACAGAAGCAGAAGGGTTCCCAGCAGCAGTGTTAATACGGGGATTAAAGCTCATTGAACCGCTTGAGGCAAATTTAGGTGGGCCAGGAATATTGTGTAAAAGATTAAATATTACAAAAGAACATAACAAACAGGACCTTACTATAAGCCACGAATTTTGTGTTTATGAATCTCACCTCAAACCAGATTATGTGTGCACTCCGAGAATCGGAATTAGTAAAGGCCAAGAGAAATTTTGGCGGTTTAAAAACTTAAGATCTTGCGTAGACTATTTGCCAATTGGATAA
- the purF gene encoding amidophosphoribosyltransferase yields MLDEMREECGVFGISCNQSAAFNSILALHALQHRGQESFGVVTSNNDKLHSYHFQGQVSSVFDDIDEIKKSLPGDCAIGHVRYSTSGNKFGVQPMFSKSGKFGDFAIAHNGNLINISPIREQLIKQECVFQSDIDTEVVVHLTASGEKDSFLESFIYALKQIQGAYSFVAINQEVVIGVRDSSGIRPLVLGKLNGSYVLASETCALDIINAEFVREIEPGELVTISSGSKLASMFPFPQQKSSFCIFEYVYFSRPDSIMENRSIYDTRKEIGRILAEESPPKNNVDMVVPIPDSGIPAAIGYAKHSGLPMELGIIRNHYIGRTFIQPTAEVRKVRIKLKFNANKHTLKGKNIILIDDSIVRGSTLTNIIVMLKDAGVKEIHLKISSPPIKHSCFYGIDTPECKDLIAANKSVEEIKEVIGVDSLAFLSIDGLYQAVKGEVRNNATPQYCDACFTGDYPIGK; encoded by the coding sequence ATGCTAGATGAAATGCGTGAGGAATGTGGGGTATTTGGCATAAGTTGCAACCAAAGTGCTGCTTTTAACTCTATACTTGCTCTCCACGCTTTGCAGCATAGAGGTCAAGAGTCTTTTGGCGTAGTAACCAGTAACAACGATAAGCTGCACTCTTATCACTTTCAAGGTCAAGTGAGCAGCGTATTTGATGATATAGATGAAATAAAGAAATCCTTACCTGGAGATTGTGCAATAGGTCATGTTCGATACTCAACAAGTGGTAATAAGTTTGGAGTGCAGCCCATGTTTAGCAAAAGTGGCAAATTTGGGGATTTCGCCATAGCACATAATGGTAATTTAATTAATATTTCTCCGATACGCGAACAATTGATTAAACAAGAGTGCGTTTTTCAGTCAGATATTGATACAGAAGTAGTAGTGCATCTGACAGCAAGCGGTGAAAAAGATAGCTTTTTAGAGAGTTTTATATATGCATTAAAGCAAATACAAGGTGCTTATTCTTTTGTTGCAATCAATCAAGAAGTAGTTATTGGAGTACGTGATTCATCTGGAATCAGGCCTCTTGTTTTAGGAAAGTTAAACGGTTCTTACGTTCTTGCATCTGAAACTTGTGCTCTTGATATAATAAATGCAGAGTTTGTTAGAGAAATAGAACCAGGCGAATTAGTTACCATCAGTTCGGGTAGTAAGCTAGCCTCAATGTTTCCTTTCCCACAGCAAAAATCAAGTTTTTGTATTTTTGAATACGTTTATTTTTCAAGACCAGACAGCATAATGGAGAATAGGTCTATATACGATACAAGAAAAGAAATAGGAAGAATACTTGCAGAAGAGAGCCCACCAAAAAACAATGTAGATATGGTTGTACCAATACCTGATTCTGGAATACCTGCAGCTATTGGATATGCAAAGCATTCAGGATTACCTATGGAACTGGGAATAATTCGTAATCATTACATAGGAAGAACTTTTATACAACCAACCGCTGAAGTACGTAAAGTTAGAATAAAATTAAAATTCAATGCTAATAAGCACACTTTGAAAGGTAAAAACATAATTTTAATAGATGATAGTATAGTGCGTGGTAGTACGTTAACAAATATAATAGTTATGCTAAAGGATGCAGGAGTAAAAGAGATTCACCTCAAAATTTCAAGCCCACCAATTAAGCATTCTTGTTTTTATGGAATAGATACGCCAGAGTGCAAAGATTTAATTGCTGCAAATAAATCTGTAGAGGAAATTAAGGAAGTTATAGGAGTAGATAGCCTAGCCTTCTTGAGTATTGATGGATTATATCAGGCGGTTAAAGGAGAAGTGCGTAACAATGCTACACCACAATATTGTGATGCTTGTTTCACTGGTGATTATCCAATTGGCAAATAG
- the rodA gene encoding rod shape-determining protein RodA has product MDRLKKIHWLLVINVIALFCVGIVVQYSSAGGKWVPFAIHQLVIFSFFFLLAIAMSFIELDFYLKHAYFFYVAAVISLLVVNFFGSHIMGATRWIRIGSISLQPSEFAKVGLILALARYFDKQSVYKMMEFKRLLKALIIIFLPVFLVLKQPNLGTAVIMLFIGISIIFTAIIKRSHSVICGTLGIFAVPAIWPFLRPYHKQRILSFLDSSVDPLGIGYNAQQSQIAIGSGGLLGKGFVNGSQTQLGFLPEKRTDFAFAVLSEEWGFLGSMALILLYTSLLGIIFSIAYRSKNYFSKSISIGIFAFFSAHFFINIGMTMGLLPVIGDPLPFLSYGGSTTAASLICIGLLLAIKADEQQNACILPMLK; this is encoded by the coding sequence GTGGATAGACTGAAGAAGATTCATTGGTTGTTAGTCATTAACGTGATAGCGCTGTTTTGCGTTGGCATTGTTGTTCAATACTCTTCTGCTGGAGGAAAGTGGGTGCCATTTGCGATTCACCAATTGGTCATATTCTCCTTCTTTTTCCTACTTGCTATAGCTATGTCATTCATAGAGCTAGATTTTTATTTGAAGCACGCCTACTTTTTTTATGTAGCAGCAGTGATTTCGCTATTAGTAGTGAATTTTTTTGGCTCACACATAATGGGTGCAACAAGGTGGATAAGAATTGGATCAATTAGTTTGCAACCATCAGAATTTGCAAAAGTAGGCTTAATACTTGCGCTTGCTCGCTATTTTGATAAGCAGAGTGTATATAAAATGATGGAATTTAAAAGATTGCTTAAGGCACTTATAATTATTTTCTTACCCGTGTTCTTGGTGTTAAAGCAACCTAATTTAGGCACAGCTGTGATAATGTTATTTATAGGGATATCAATTATATTCACAGCAATAATAAAAAGATCTCATTCGGTAATATGTGGAACGCTTGGCATTTTTGCAGTACCGGCTATTTGGCCTTTTTTACGTCCTTATCACAAGCAAAGGATATTGTCGTTTTTGGATTCATCAGTGGATCCACTTGGAATAGGTTATAATGCGCAGCAATCTCAGATAGCTATTGGTTCAGGAGGTTTGCTTGGTAAGGGCTTTGTTAACGGAAGTCAAACTCAACTTGGATTTTTGCCGGAGAAACGTACAGATTTTGCTTTTGCAGTGCTGAGTGAGGAATGGGGATTTTTAGGTAGCATGGCTTTAATTTTGCTTTATACCTCATTACTTGGCATAATTTTCTCTATCGCTTATAGGTCGAAAAATTATTTTTCTAAGTCGATATCTATCGGCATTTTCGCCTTTTTTAGTGCTCATTTCTTTATAAACATCGGAATGACAATGGGCCTCTTACCTGTGATAGGCGACCCATTGCCATTTCTGTCCTATGGAGGAAGTACAACTGCTGCAAGCTTAATATGCATAGGATTATTGCTGGCAATAAAAGCAGATGAACAACAAAATGCTTGTATTTTACCTATGCTAAAGTAA
- a CDS encoding proton-conducting transporter membrane subunit — MQLPILQVIIPIIASMFCFLAKKHKVSWFISFIATTITLIISSILLIKTYKGEIITYHLGNWAPPYGIELRIDVLNSLILTLVNFIALISVLYSFYINEKEISKNKITGFYSLFLLCLSGLLGILVTNDIFNLYVFLEISSLSSYVLVSMGRDKKALVAAFEYLISGTIGATFYLFGIGLLYSMTGTLNMSDMAERIVPLHDNNIIKLGTLFIFIGLSIKMALFPLSRWLVNAYSEAPSFISIFFSGTVTKVMIYVFIRIFYTVFHQNFFLFKPSLSNVIIILALCAVIFGSIFAITAKDIKRLLAHSSISQIGYIILALSFNSKTGVFAAILHIVNHSIIKTSLFMAAGCISYKFDTTKIENLSGLKKSMPYTALAFTLLSLALIGVPLTNGFVSKWYIMKAIIESHAWISLVTFAAGSFLALIYMWKMVEKMYFENDATSRTGMTPDKINDVPFPMLFCLLFMAVLTVVTGIYSTPIRLVVEKLVF; from the coding sequence ATGCAATTACCAATCTTACAAGTTATTATACCAATAATTGCATCAATGTTTTGCTTTCTTGCCAAGAAACACAAGGTATCTTGGTTTATTTCTTTTATTGCAACAACAATCACTCTTATCATTTCATCAATACTACTCATTAAAACATATAAAGGTGAAATTATAACTTATCACCTTGGAAATTGGGCTCCTCCGTATGGAATAGAGTTAAGAATCGACGTGTTAAACTCCTTGATTCTAACTTTGGTGAATTTTATAGCGCTGATTAGCGTGCTTTATAGCTTTTATATTAACGAAAAAGAAATTAGCAAAAACAAAATCACTGGTTTTTACTCTCTATTTCTACTGTGCTTAAGCGGACTGCTCGGGATTCTAGTAACAAACGACATATTTAACCTTTACGTTTTCTTGGAAATTTCATCTCTTTCTTCTTATGTATTAGTTTCAATGGGAAGGGATAAAAAAGCTTTGGTTGCAGCATTTGAATATCTAATTAGTGGAACAATAGGCGCAACATTTTATTTATTTGGCATCGGGCTCTTGTATTCAATGACTGGAACGCTCAATATGTCTGACATGGCTGAAAGAATAGTTCCATTACACGATAACAACATCATAAAACTTGGCACGTTGTTCATTTTTATTGGTCTCTCAATCAAAATGGCACTGTTTCCATTAAGCAGGTGGCTGGTTAATGCATATAGTGAGGCGCCAAGTTTCATTAGCATATTCTTTTCAGGCACAGTGACAAAAGTGATGATATATGTTTTCATCAGAATCTTTTATACTGTTTTTCATCAAAATTTCTTCTTATTTAAACCATCACTAAGCAACGTGATAATTATCCTCGCACTTTGCGCTGTTATATTTGGGTCGATATTTGCAATAACCGCAAAAGACATAAAAAGACTGCTTGCTCACTCTAGTATTAGCCAAATTGGTTATATAATTTTAGCACTGAGTTTTAACTCAAAAACAGGTGTATTTGCAGCAATTCTTCACATAGTAAACCACAGCATAATAAAAACATCTTTATTTATGGCTGCAGGATGTATTTCTTACAAATTTGATACAACAAAAATAGAGAATTTATCGGGACTCAAGAAATCAATGCCTTATACAGCACTTGCGTTCACTCTACTCAGTTTAGCATTAATCGGTGTGCCTTTAACAAATGGCTTTGTAAGCAAGTGGTATATAATGAAAGCAATTATCGAATCTCATGCGTGGATTTCCCTTGTAACATTTGCTGCTGGCTCTTTCCTTGCATTGATATATATGTGGAAGATGGTAGAGAAAATGTATTTTGAAAATGATGCAACGTCACGCACTGGAATGACACCGGACAAAATTAATGATGTGCCATTTCCTATGCTTTTCTGTCTATTGTTTATGGCAGTTTTAACAGTAGTAACTGGAATATATAGCACTCCAATTCGGTTAGTAGTTGAGAAGTTGGTTTTTTGA
- a CDS encoding NADH-ubiquinone oxidoreductase subunit NDUFA12 family protein, giving the protein MLSKICNAIKRLLRREDKFVGRDENGNSYYESSKGKRWVMYSSVSEPTTVPPEWHIWLHYTDNVVPVNNKKRKVKHTPNLTGTKDAYYPNQKVKNYYKSWSPDN; this is encoded by the coding sequence ATGTTATCTAAAATTTGTAACGCAATAAAACGCCTATTACGAAGAGAAGATAAATTTGTAGGAAGAGATGAAAATGGAAATTCTTACTATGAATCAAGTAAAGGAAAAAGGTGGGTTATGTATAGCAGTGTCTCTGAGCCTACAACAGTGCCTCCGGAATGGCATATATGGCTTCACTATACTGATAATGTAGTACCAGTTAATAATAAAAAAAGAAAAGTAAAACATACTCCTAATTTAACGGGTACAAAAGATGCATACTATCCAAACCAAAAAGTGAAAAATTACTATAAAAGCTGGAGTCCTGATAACTAA
- a CDS encoding outer membrane lipid asymmetry maintenance protein MlaD, producing MRRSNILEITAGLFVLIFTIFLIFFAIDKLSYIKKNYKDCNKIYGLFANANDIGVGDSVKISGVDVGSITGVSLDKATYVARIDMCISKDIKLPIDSSALITSSGVVGSKFVNISPGSDIKLILHGGKIEYTQAEANMGGIMDRILGMFTK from the coding sequence ATGCGAAGGTCAAATATACTTGAAATAACCGCTGGATTATTTGTATTAATTTTCACTATTTTTCTGATTTTCTTTGCTATTGATAAGCTATCTTACATAAAGAAAAACTATAAGGATTGCAATAAAATATATGGTCTTTTTGCTAACGCTAACGATATAGGAGTTGGTGATAGTGTCAAGATCTCTGGTGTAGATGTTGGAAGCATAACTGGTGTATCACTTGACAAAGCTACCTACGTAGCACGAATCGATATGTGTATAAGCAAAGACATAAAATTGCCAATTGATAGTTCAGCTCTGATCACTAGCAGTGGAGTTGTTGGCAGTAAATTTGTTAATATATCACCTGGATCAGATATTAAACTAATCTTGCATGGTGGTAAAATAGAGTATACTCAAGCTGAAGCAAATATGGGTGGAATAATGGATAGAATTCTTGGTATGTTTACAAAGTGA
- the virB9 gene encoding P-type conjugative transfer protein VirB9, with amino-acid sequence MIGLLFAVLLFLCGSDALAKQEPRSIAGDNHIKVINYNPQAIHKYTGFYGYQSSILFEPGEVIQNLSMGDSTGWQLLPQGNRLFIKPIDDIADTNATIITNKRVYYFELHAEEATGLDDPRLAYEVRFLYPLFSSDEIYTTNNGDIFEQASHTIIPDINDIEVVKKGLNFNYSISHVKGSQSIIPIKVFDDGKFTYLQFNKINSDFPAVFMVDSAGYESLVNFRTVDNYLIIERVSSVFTLRNGSSTVCLFNETIPFKKG; translated from the coding sequence ATGATTGGTTTACTGTTTGCCGTACTGTTGTTCCTCTGTGGTAGTGATGCACTTGCAAAACAGGAGCCACGTTCAATAGCTGGAGATAATCACATAAAGGTGATAAATTATAACCCACAAGCTATACATAAGTATACGGGTTTTTATGGTTATCAGTCCAGTATATTGTTTGAACCAGGGGAGGTAATACAAAACCTTTCAATGGGTGATTCAACTGGTTGGCAACTCCTTCCTCAAGGTAATAGATTGTTTATTAAGCCTATAGATGATATTGCCGATACTAATGCAACTATAATTACCAATAAAAGAGTTTATTACTTTGAACTTCATGCTGAAGAAGCAACTGGACTAGATGATCCAAGATTAGCATATGAAGTAAGGTTTCTTTATCCACTATTTAGCAGTGATGAGATTTACACAACAAATAACGGTGATATCTTCGAACAAGCTAGTCATACCATTATTCCTGATATCAATGATATTGAAGTTGTAAAGAAGGGATTAAATTTTAATTATTCCATCTCGCACGTCAAAGGTAGTCAGTCAATAATACCAATTAAGGTTTTTGATGACGGAAAATTTACATATCTACAATTCAATAAAATAAACTCTGATTTTCCGGCAGTTTTTATGGTTGATTCTGCAGGATATGAGTCTTTAGTAAATTTCCGTACAGTTGATAACTACCTGATAATCGAAAGGGTAAGTTCAGTGTTTACCTTAAGGAATGGATCGAGTACAGTTTGCCTATTTAATGAAACCATACCTTTCAAAAAAGGGTAA
- a CDS encoding ribonuclease HII: protein MKYPDFTLENKLSGVIAGVDEVGRGPLAGPVISAAVVFIDRNTIIDGINDSKKLTPQCRQVLYEKITSVAKFGIGMASVEEINSYNILQATKLSMKRALIDLDLELDYVLVDGNQPPEVKWQVKSIVNGDNLSTSIAAASIVAKVTRDRLMQELHNKHPEYNWYKNKGYGTKEHLNAIGLYGITEHHRKNFAPISRAL, encoded by the coding sequence ATACCCAGACTTTACATTAGAAAATAAATTATCAGGAGTGATAGCAGGAGTGGATGAAGTTGGAAGAGGTCCGCTAGCTGGTCCAGTAATATCCGCAGCCGTAGTGTTTATTGATAGAAATACAATTATTGATGGAATCAACGACTCGAAAAAGTTGACTCCTCAATGTAGGCAAGTCCTATATGAAAAAATAACATCCGTTGCAAAATTTGGTATAGGAATGGCAAGCGTAGAAGAAATAAATTCATACAATATCTTGCAAGCAACAAAGCTTTCAATGAAACGTGCGTTGATAGACTTGGACCTAGAATTAGATTATGTACTAGTTGATGGTAATCAACCACCTGAAGTGAAATGGCAAGTGAAATCCATAGTAAATGGTGATAATTTGAGTACATCAATTGCAGCAGCTTCAATCGTTGCAAAAGTTACGAGAGATCGGCTTATGCAAGAATTGCATAATAAGCATCCTGAATATAATTGGTATAAAAATAAAGGGTATGGGACAAAAGAGCACCTTAACGCTATTGGCCTTTATGGAATTACAGAACATCATAGAAAAAATTTTGCACCCATATCTCGGGCATTATAG